From Rutidosis leptorrhynchoides isolate AG116_Rl617_1_P2 chromosome 3, CSIRO_AGI_Rlap_v1, whole genome shotgun sequence, a single genomic window includes:
- the LOC139895778 gene encoding transcription factor DIVARICATA-like — translation MQKSKISEWTKEQNKWFESALAIFDTETPDRWSNVAAFVPGKSEYEVREQYEELKADINNIESGLIEDPESYLVQNRGFNSFGNRLFRSRSFDHERRKGVPWTEEEHRRFLMGLQVHGKGDWRNISRNFVMTKTPTQVASHAQKYYARQHSEGKEKRRPSIHDITTIHLLPRATNSGLSFQPTRYQVQG, via the exons ATGCAAAAGAGTAAGATTTCGGAGTGGACAAAAGAACAAAACAAATGGTTCGAAAGTGCTCTGGCTATATTCGATACAGAGACGCCAGATAGGTGGTCAAATGTGGCTGCTTTTGTTCCTGGGAAGTCAGAGTATGAGGTTAGAGAACAATATGAAGAACTGAAAGCTGATATCAATAATATAGAGTCTGGTTTGATTGAAGATCCTGAATCATATTTGGTTCAAAATCGTGGGTTCAATTCTTTCGGGAATAGGCTTTTCAGGTCAAGATCCTTTGACCACGAAAGGCGAAAAGGTGTACCTTGGACCGAAGAAGAACATAG GCGATTCTTGATGGGTCTTCAAGTTCACGGAAAAGGAGACTGGAGAAACATTTCGCGCAACTTTGTGATGACAAAAACACCAACACAAGTAGCAAGTCACGCACAAAAGTACTACGCAAGGCAACATTCCGAAGGGAAAGAAAAAAGGAGGCCTAGCATTCATGATATCACCACCATCCACCTGCTGCCACGAGCCACCAATTCCGGTCTCTCGTTCCAACCAACACGGTATCAGGTGCAGGGTTAG
- the LOC139895777 gene encoding sedoheptulose-1,7-bisphosphatase, chloroplastic has product METGVACFARGTILPSVASQHTTSFASPRSISPSFTTKSLKSSSLFGEALRVTPRSSIKVSKTQNSSLVTKCEIGESLEDFLSKATPDKGLIRLLTCMSEAIRTIAFKVRTASCGGTACVNSFGDEQLAVDMLADKLLFDALTHSHFCKYACSEEVPELQDMGGPVEGGFSVAFDPLDGSSIVDTNFTVGTIFGVWPGDKLTGVTGGDQVAAAMGIYGPRTTYVLAIKGYPGTHEFLLLDEGKWQHVKETTEISEGKMFSPGNLRATFDNPQYDTLINYYVKEKYTLRYTGGMVPDVNQIIVKEKGVFTNVISPTTKAKLRLLFEVAPLGLLIENAGGYSSDGTQSVLDKVIVNLDDRTQVAYGSKNEIIRFEETLYGSSRLKSGVPVGASA; this is encoded by the exons ATGGAGACAGGGGTAGCATGCTTTGCACGTGGGACAATCTTACCAAGTGTTGCTTCTCAACATACTACTTCATTTGCATCACCAAGGTCCATTTCTCCATCATTCACCACCAAG AGTTTAAAATCAAGCTCGTTATTTGGAGAAGCATTGAGGGTGACGCCAAGATCGTCTATCAAGGTTTCAAAGACACAGAATTCGTCACTCGTAACCAAATGTGAAATCGGTGAAAGTCTG GAAGATTTCTTATCAAAGGCAACCCCAGACAAAGGTTTGATCAGATTGTTGACATGCATGAGTGAAGCTATCAGAACAATCGCATTTAAAGTCCGGACTGCATCTTGTGGTGGGACCGCGTGTGTCAACTCATTTGGTGATGAACAGCTCGCAGTCGACATGCTTGCTGACAAGCTACTTTTTGAT GCATTGACTCACTCGCATTTCTGCAAATATGCTTGTTCTGAAGAAGTTCCAGAGCTTCAAGACATGGGTGGTCCAGTTGAAG GTGGATTCAGCGTGGCTTTTGATCCTCTTGATGGGTCCAGCATTGTTGACACAAACTTCACCGTGGGGACCATCTTTGGCGTATGGCCAGGAGATAAGCTAACCGGTGTGACTGGAGGAGACCAAGTTGCTGCAGCCATGGGTATTTACGGACCAAGAACAACTTACGTTCTTGCTATCAAGGGTTACCCTGGAACCCATGAGTTTCTTCTTCTCGACGAAG GAAAATGGCAACATGTGAAAGAAACAACAGAAATTTCAGAAGGAAAGATGTTTTCCCCTGGAAATTTGAGAGCCACTTTCGACAACCCACAATATGACACG CTAATCAACTACTACGTCAAAGAGAAGTACACTTTACGATACACTGGTGGAATGGTGCCTGATGTTAACCAG ATTATTGTGAAAGAAAAGGGTGTATTCACAAATGTGATATCACCAACAACAAAAGCCAAGTTAAGGCTTCTATTCGAGGTGGCTCCTTTAGGACTATTGATTGAAAATGCTGGTGGTTACAGCAGTGACGGAACACAGTCTGTGTTAGATAAGGTGATCGTAAACCTTGATGATCGGACTCAAGTAgcttatggttctaaaaatgagatCATCAGGTTTGAAGAGACACTATACGGGTCATCAAGGCTCAAGTCGGGTGTCCCTGTTGGTGCCTCAGCTTAA